Proteins found in one Abyssibius alkaniclasticus genomic segment:
- the lysA gene encoding diaminopimelate decarboxylase — MDHFQYQSGALCAERVAIADIARAVGTPFYVYSSATLTRHYQVFQEALAGMDHLICYAMKANSNQAVLRLMANLGAGMDVVSGGEYARAIAAGVPGERIVFSGVGKTADEMRMALAGGVRQFNVESEPELLALDAVAREMGLCAPITIRVNPDVDAKTHAKIATGKSENKFGIPIARAREAYAQAAALEGVKVVGIDVHIGSQLTELAPYEAAFTKVAELCELLRADGHDIRRLDLGGGLGIPYERSNSLPPLPLDYGAVVRRTLGHLGCEIEIEPGRLIAGNAGLLVAGVTYVKQGEGRNFLILDAAMNDLLRPAMYDAYHEIIPVVEPEAGVETRPIDIVGPVCETGDTFARQRAMPPLAAGDLVAFRTAGAYGAVMASEYNTRPMIPEVLVQGDQFAVVRARPSLEEIINRDSIPLWLA; from the coding sequence ATGGACCATTTCCAATACCAATCCGGTGCGCTCTGCGCTGAACGCGTCGCCATTGCCGATATCGCGCGCGCCGTTGGCACACCGTTCTATGTCTATTCCAGCGCCACGCTCACCCGCCATTATCAGGTGTTTCAGGAAGCACTGGCCGGGATGGACCACCTCATCTGCTATGCGATGAAAGCCAATTCCAACCAGGCCGTGCTACGGCTGATGGCGAATCTGGGCGCGGGTATGGATGTGGTTTCGGGCGGGGAATATGCGCGCGCAATTGCCGCGGGCGTGCCGGGGGAACGCATTGTATTTTCCGGTGTCGGCAAAACCGCCGATGAAATGCGCATGGCGCTTGCGGGCGGCGTGCGCCAGTTCAACGTGGAAAGCGAGCCGGAACTGCTGGCGCTTGATGCGGTTGCGCGCGAAATGGGCCTGTGCGCCCCGATCACCATTCGCGTAAACCCGGATGTAGACGCGAAAACCCACGCCAAGATCGCCACCGGAAAATCCGAGAACAAATTCGGCATTCCCATTGCCCGCGCGCGTGAAGCCTATGCACAGGCCGCGGCGCTTGAAGGTGTAAAGGTTGTGGGCATCGATGTGCATATCGGCAGCCAGCTTACCGAGCTTGCCCCCTATGAGGCGGCTTTCACCAAGGTTGCCGAGCTTTGCGAACTGCTGCGCGCCGATGGCCATGATATTCGCCGGCTCGACCTTGGCGGCGGGCTGGGCATTCCTTATGAACGCTCCAACAGCCTGCCGCCCCTGCCACTGGACTATGGCGCGGTCGTGCGCCGCACGCTTGGCCATTTGGGCTGCGAGATCGAGATCGAGCCGGGCCGTCTGATTGCGGGCAATGCCGGGCTGCTGGTTGCGGGTGTCACCTATGTCAAACAGGGCGAGGGGCGAAATTTTCTGATTCTCGATGCCGCCATGAACGATTTGCTGCGCCCGGCCATGTATGACGCCTATCACGAGATCATTCCGGTGGTGGAACCCGAAGCGGGGGTCGAAACCCGGCCCATAGATATTGTCGGCCCGGTATGTGAAACCGGCGATACTTTCGCGCGCCAACGCGCCATGCCACCGCTTGCAGCAGGCGACCTTGTCGCTTTTCGCACGGCGGGGGCTTACGGCGCTGTCATGGCCAGCGAATACAATACCCGCCCGATGATTCCCGAAGTTCTGGTGCAGGGCGATCAATTTGCCGTGGTTCGGGCACGTCCGAGCTTGGAAGAGATTATCAATCGGGATAGCATCCCACTATGGCTGGCCTGA
- a CDS encoding DUF2834 domain-containing protein, whose product MAHTRTVFLVLALVGAVGPLYFMFGHMQANGFSLGGLFTAWGANMATRGLMLNMLLSSLVLTVWALIEAPARRDYLPLVAIPVAFYVGLSSGLPLYLYLRARPLN is encoded by the coding sequence ATGGCACATACGCGAACGGTATTTCTGGTTCTGGCGCTTGTTGGCGCTGTCGGGCCTTTGTATTTCATGTTTGGGCATATGCAGGCCAACGGCTTCAGCCTTGGCGGCCTTTTCACCGCCTGGGGGGCCAATATGGCCACGCGCGGGCTGATGCTCAACATGCTGCTGTCCAGTCTGGTGCTGACGGTCTGGGCGCTGATCGAGGCACCGGCGCGGCGCGACTATCTTCCGCTTGTGGCCATACCCGTGGCCTTTTATGTTGGGCTTTCCAGCGGGCTGCCGCTGTATCTGTATCTGCGCGCCCGCCCGCTCAACTAA
- the phaR gene encoding polyhydroxyalkanoate synthesis repressor PhaR, which produces MAEPTQSDEPIVIKKYANRRLYNTAKSSYVTLENLSQMVRDGEDFVVHDAKSGEDITRSVLAQIIFEAESKGNTMLPTNFLRQLIALYGDSLQGVVPGYLDASMETFTKNQEAMRAQISSAFGANPAIANLESLARTNMEWFENAMRMFSPFPGAVGGKESAGEKPAEAPKKPRESELDALKSQLSEMQVQLSKLVGKP; this is translated from the coding sequence GTGGCTGAACCCACACAAAGCGACGAACCGATCGTCATCAAGAAATACGCCAACCGACGGTTATACAATACCGCCAAATCCAGCTATGTAACGCTTGAAAATCTAAGCCAGATGGTGCGTGACGGCGAAGATTTTGTCGTGCATGACGCGAAATCCGGCGAAGATATCACCCGCTCGGTTCTGGCCCAGATCATTTTCGAGGCGGAATCCAAGGGCAATACCATGTTGCCCACGAATTTTCTGCGCCAGCTCATCGCGCTTTATGGCGATTCGCTCCAAGGCGTTGTGCCGGGCTACCTCGATGCGTCGATGGAGACATTTACGAAAAATCAGGAAGCCATGCGCGCGCAGATCAGTTCGGCCTTTGGGGCCAATCCGGCAATTGCCAACCTCGAGTCGCTGGCGCGAACCAATATGGAATGGTTTGAAAACGCCATGCGCATGTTCTCGCCCTTTCCCGGTGCGGTTGGCGGAAAGGAAAGTGCGGGCGAAAAACCCGCCGAGGCGCCCAAGAAGCCGCGCGAATCGGAACTGGATGCGCTGAAATCGCAGCTTTCCGAAATGCAGGTGCAATTGTCCAAACTGGTGGGCAAACCCTAG
- a CDS encoding DNA-3-methyladenine glycosylase I: MQHRCAWCGDDPLYIAYHDREWGVPCRDSRALFAQLMLESFQAGLSWITILRKRENFYARFANFNPDILAGWGDAQVEAALQDEGIIRHRGKIVAAIKGAQAWQKIEAGKGFAAFIWQTVEGAPIDNRVQAQADVPASTPASTALSKRLKTAGFNFCGPVICYAFMQAAGLVNDHAVTCFRHAEV; the protein is encoded by the coding sequence ATGCAGCACAGATGCGCATGGTGCGGCGATGATCCGCTATATATTGCCTATCATGACCGCGAATGGGGCGTGCCCTGCCGCGACAGCCGCGCACTTTTTGCGCAACTGATGCTCGAATCCTTTCAGGCCGGGCTGAGCTGGATCACCATTTTGCGCAAACGCGAGAATTTTTATGCGCGATTCGCGAATTTCAACCCCGATATTCTGGCAGGCTGGGGCGACGCGCAGGTCGAGGCAGCCTTGCAGGATGAGGGGATCATCCGGCATCGTGGCAAGATCGTTGCGGCCATCAAAGGCGCGCAGGCCTGGCAGAAAATTGAAGCGGGCAAAGGTTTTGCGGCGTTCATCTGGCAAACGGTCGAAGGCGCGCCCATCGATAACCGCGTGCAGGCGCAGGCCGATGTGCCGGCCAGCACACCCGCCTCGACCGCGCTTTCAAAACGGCTGAAGACGGCCGGCTTCAACTTTTGCGGGCCGGTCATCTGCTATGCGTTCATGCAGGCGGCGGGGCTTGTGAATGATCATGCCGTCACCTGCTTTCGCCATGCGGAAGTCTAA
- a CDS encoding alpha/beta fold hydrolase — MIAQHRIGAPQPLAQHVAQMLAAYQGAMAASAALGTESFPWHPSLDPSGLEPPDPVVLAQEVGARMATTLAGLARWQNHPYRRAPETAPPVWQSGATRLLDYAPDAPHTAVAVLVLPSLVNRAYIMDLTPETSAMGRLAAAGLHPYLLDWGAPGPDEAGFGIQHYVARARAALAHIGPACLLGYCMGGTVAAGLAARNSENIRGLVALGAPWDFTAGGGVRSQLRLLYGQHDGAAARALLGGLAETYGCIPAALFQSLFAALNPLAFATKFRRFAELRANSPAETCFVALEDWLADGIAMSAPAAQELLLDWHLGNAPQLGNWQLEGGAVRAQNLTCPTLVVAGSHDTIAPAAGALALARAAPKATAFTAGTGHVGLITSARAAPVLWQRVCSFVQSL, encoded by the coding sequence ATGATTGCGCAGCACCGCATTGGCGCGCCGCAACCGCTGGCCCAGCATGTTGCGCAAATGCTCGCGGCCTATCAGGGGGCAATGGCGGCAAGCGCAGCCCTTGGCACCGAGTCCTTTCCCTGGCACCCATCGCTCGATCCGTCCGGGCTTGAACCACCCGATCCGGTGGTGCTGGCCCAGGAGGTTGGTGCCCGTATGGCCACCACGCTGGCCGGTCTGGCGCGCTGGCAAAACCACCCCTATCGGCGAGCCCCTGAAACCGCGCCGCCCGTCTGGCAAAGCGGCGCGACGCGATTGCTGGATTATGCGCCAGACGCGCCGCACACTGCCGTGGCCGTGCTGGTCCTGCCCTCGCTGGTCAACCGCGCCTATATCATGGACCTGACGCCCGAAACTTCGGCGATGGGGCGGCTGGCGGCAGCCGGGCTGCACCCTTATTTGCTGGACTGGGGCGCACCCGGGCCCGATGAGGCGGGCTTTGGCATTCAGCACTATGTTGCGCGCGCGCGCGCCGCCCTTGCCCATATCGGGCCAGCCTGCCTGCTGGGCTATTGCATGGGCGGCACGGTTGCAGCCGGGCTGGCGGCGCGCAATTCTGAAAACATTCGCGGCCTTGTCGCGCTGGGGGCGCCGTGGGATTTTACCGCCGGCGGCGGCGTGCGCAGCCAGTTGCGCCTGCTCTACGGCCAGCATGACGGCGCGGCAGCGCGCGCCCTGCTGGGCGGGCTGGCCGAGACTTATGGCTGCATTCCTGCCGCGCTGTTCCAATCGCTGTTTGCCGCGCTCAACCCGCTGGCCTTTGCCACGAAATTCCGCCGCTTTGCGGAGCTTCGCGCAAACTCACCCGCAGAAACATGTTTCGTGGCGCTGGAAGACTGGCTGGCCGATGGCATTGCGATGTCGGCACCAGCCGCGCAGGAATTGCTGCTGGACTGGCATCTGGGCAACGCCCCTCAGCTTGGCAACTGGCAATTGGAGGGTGGCGCCGTGCGCGCGCAAAACCTGACCTGTCCCACCCTTGTTGTGGCCGGCTCGCATGACACGATCGCCCCGGCTGCGGGTGCGCTGGCGCTGGCCCGCGCAGCGCCAAAGGCCACGGCCTTCACCGCTGGAACCGGCCATGTCGGCCTCATCACCTCGGCCCGCGCCGCTCCTGTGCTATGGCAACGCGTTTGCAGCTTTGTGCAAAGCCTGTAG
- a CDS encoding lipoprotein, with amino-acid sequence MKPLLLLLALAALAGCGVKGDPLAVTPRFESRVAAP; translated from the coding sequence ATGAAGCCGCTACTATTGCTCCTTGCCCTTGCCGCTTTGGCGGGTTGCGGCGTGAAAGGCGACCCGCTGGCAGTAACCCCGCGGTTTGAATCGCGCGTCGCAGCACCCTGA
- a CDS encoding acetyl-CoA C-acetyltransferase, producing MTNIVIASAARTAVGSFLGSFANTPAHELGAEAIRAVLARAGVDAADVSETILGQVLTAGQGQNPARQAHIAAGLPIESAAWGINQVCGSGLRAVALGAQHIMLNDAEIVVAGGQESMSLSPHVANLRNGQKMGDLGFVDSMIKDGLWDAFNGYHMGTTAENVAEQWQISRDQQDEFAVASQNKAEAAQKAGKFADEITPFTIKTRKGETVVDQDEYIRHGASIEAMQKLRPAFSKEGSVTAGNASGLNDGAAVTLLMTEENAMNRGIQHLGRIAGYATAGLDPSIMGVGPVMASRKALAKAGWTVDDLDLVEANEAFAAQACAVNKEMGWDPAIVNVNGGAIAIGHPIGASGCRVLNTLLFEMQRRDAKRGLATLCIGGGMGVALCVERA from the coding sequence ATGACCAATATCGTGATCGCATCCGCCGCCCGCACCGCCGTTGGCAGCTTTCTGGGCAGCTTTGCCAATACGCCCGCGCATGAACTGGGTGCCGAGGCTATTCGCGCCGTTCTGGCCCGTGCGGGTGTTGATGCGGCCGATGTGTCGGAAACCATTCTGGGCCAGGTGCTGACCGCCGGTCAGGGCCAGAACCCGGCCCGCCAGGCGCATATCGCCGCCGGTCTGCCGATTGAAAGCGCGGCCTGGGGCATCAACCAGGTTTGTGGCTCGGGCTTGCGGGCCGTGGCGCTGGGTGCCCAGCACATTATGCTGAATGATGCCGAAATCGTTGTGGCGGGCGGGCAGGAAAGCATGAGCCTGTCGCCCCATGTCGCCAATCTGCGCAATGGCCAGAAAATGGGCGACCTTGGCTTTGTCGATTCGATGATCAAAGACGGGTTGTGGGATGCGTTCAACGGCTATCATATGGGCACAACGGCGGAAAACGTGGCCGAACAGTGGCAGATTTCGCGCGACCAGCAGGATGAATTTGCCGTGGCCAGCCAGAACAAGGCCGAAGCCGCGCAAAAAGCCGGCAAGTTCGCCGATGAAATCACCCCCTTCACCATCAAAACCCGCAAGGGTGAAACCGTGGTCGACCAGGACGAATATATCCGCCACGGCGCCAGCATCGAGGCGATGCAAAAGCTGCGCCCGGCATTTTCCAAAGAAGGTTCGGTTACAGCAGGCAATGCTTCGGGCCTGAATGATGGCGCGGCAGTCACCCTGCTGATGACCGAAGAAAATGCCATGAACCGCGGCATTCAGCACCTTGGCCGCATTGCGGGCTATGCAACAGCGGGGCTTGACCCGTCGATCATGGGTGTTGGGCCGGTCATGGCAAGCCGCAAGGCATTGGCCAAGGCGGGCTGGACAGTGGATGACCTCGATCTGGTCGAGGCCAACGAGGCGTTCGCCGCGCAGGCCTGTGCCGTGAACAAGGAAATGGGCTGGGATCCGGCGATTGTGAATGTGAACGGGGGCGCCATTGCCATTGGCCATCCGATCGGCGCTTCGGGCTGCCGTGTGCTGAACACGCTTCTGTTTGAAATGCAGCGCCGCGATGCCAAGCGCGGCCTGGCCACGCTGTGCATTGGCGGTGGCATGGGTGTTGCGCTCTGCGTTGAGCGTGCGTAA
- a CDS encoding DUF4175 domain-containing protein, whose translation MAGLTPPKTAPRKPDFAPLAPYAGRLFLSRLTLWAETLIMAFWPLASLVALGTAALLLRLEQFVPQNYWVYIAAALLVLALYLGGIGVRRLKPPSRIDAILRLDSALPGRPLSALLDRPAYLGDDTVSKNLWLAHTAAMRQAAARARVPAPAVNLRERDPNGLRLLAATALGVALVFSNLPGARVQNGGPNGTALAAVPAASFEAWARPPAYTGLPVMYLSPENLADASLELPIGSEFTLRLYGVGDFALEDGASGQNLVLAPDVYDLSFPIVQSGRITLRESGDVMGDWRITARADSPPQLQSDAAIAKSRDGAMELEFTAQDDYAITGGSYRITLDLDAVDRRFGLVAPPDLPEPLTGALPLPFRGDRADIKDMLTADFSQHLFANLPVVITLEVTDGAGQSAILSRRDVLPARSFFDPLAAAIIEQRRDLLWSLDNLRRVNDVLRAISYAPEPGLFPSASSYLLTRVAIRRMGYMAEDGLSLAERDEIAALLWDVAVMIEAGDLSSAEARLRRAQERLREGLQNGATEQELAELTDELRDAIDEYLQQMAREMQQNGDQQQAENQQNGPTMSQSQLQELLDRIEELNRNGQRDEAQRLLDQLNQFMENMQMTMQQTPGGQGSPGEGVQDTLRQQQELSDDAFRRLQEEFRENGQGGNGQTQNPEGEDGSPPTSEELAERQEALRDFMRQLQDEGADAEALREAERNMADARDRLREGDLSGALDEQAQAMENLRRGIRELEAQDRAGNNGEDDPANARDPLGRPVGNDGGVDQGETAVPDQNASERARELLEEIRRRAADRLRPEGERDYLQRLLDLF comes from the coding sequence ATGGCTGGCCTGACTCCCCCCAAGACCGCACCGCGCAAACCCGATTTTGCGCCGCTCGCCCCCTATGCCGGGCGGCTGTTTTTGTCACGGCTCACGCTTTGGGCGGAAACGCTGATCATGGCGTTCTGGCCTCTGGCCAGCCTTGTCGCGCTTGGAACTGCCGCGCTTTTGCTGCGGCTAGAGCAGTTTGTGCCACAAAACTATTGGGTTTACATCGCCGCTGCCCTGCTGGTTCTGGCGTTGTATCTGGGCGGTATCGGTGTGCGCCGCCTCAAACCTCCCAGCCGGATCGATGCGATTCTGCGGCTCGATTCCGCTTTGCCCGGCCGCCCGCTATCGGCCCTGCTCGACCGGCCCGCATATCTGGGCGATGACACTGTCAGCAAGAACCTGTGGCTGGCCCATACCGCCGCGATGCGCCAAGCCGCCGCACGCGCACGCGTGCCGGCGCCTGCCGTGAACCTGCGCGAACGCGACCCGAACGGCCTGCGCCTGCTGGCCGCCACCGCATTGGGCGTGGCGCTGGTTTTCAGCAACCTGCCCGGCGCGCGGGTGCAAAATGGCGGCCCCAATGGCACGGCCCTTGCCGCCGTGCCTGCTGCAAGCTTCGAGGCCTGGGCCCGCCCGCCTGCCTATACCGGCCTGCCGGTCATGTATCTTTCGCCCGAAAACCTGGCCGATGCATCGCTGGAACTGCCGATCGGGTCCGAATTTACGCTACGGCTTTACGGCGTTGGCGATTTTGCGCTGGAAGACGGGGCCAGCGGGCAAAACCTGGTGCTGGCGCCCGATGTTTATGATCTGAGCTTTCCCATCGTGCAATCGGGCCGCATAACCCTGCGTGAAAGCGGCGATGTGATGGGGGATTGGCGGATCACCGCGCGCGCTGATAGCCCGCCGCAGCTGCAATCGGACGCCGCAATCGCCAAAAGCCGCGACGGCGCGATGGAGCTGGAGTTTACCGCACAAGATGACTATGCCATCACCGGCGGCAGCTATCGGATCACCCTTGATCTGGACGCGGTCGACCGCCGCTTCGGCCTTGTTGCGCCGCCCGATTTGCCCGAACCGCTGACCGGCGCGCTACCACTGCCGTTTCGCGGCGACCGGGCCGATATCAAGGACATGCTCACCGCCGATTTCAGCCAGCATCTGTTTGCGAATCTGCCCGTAGTAATTACGCTCGAAGTCACCGATGGTGCAGGCCAGTCGGCGATTTTATCGCGCCGCGATGTGCTGCCCGCGCGTTCCTTCTTTGACCCGCTTGCCGCCGCCATCATCGAGCAGCGGCGCGATCTGCTCTGGTCGCTGGACAATCTGCGCCGCGTCAATGATGTGCTGCGCGCCATTTCCTATGCGCCCGAACCCGGCCTTTTCCCCAGCGCCAGCAGCTATCTGCTTACGCGCGTTGCCATCCGCCGCATGGGCTATATGGCCGAAGACGGGCTCAGCCTGGCCGAGCGTGACGAGATTGCCGCCCTGCTGTGGGATGTCGCCGTCATGATCGAGGCGGGCGATCTTTCCAGCGCCGAGGCGCGGTTGCGCCGCGCCCAAGAGCGGCTGCGCGAAGGCCTGCAAAACGGTGCCACCGAACAGGAACTGGCCGAACTGACCGACGAGCTGCGCGATGCGATTGACGAGTATTTGCAGCAAATGGCCCGCGAAATGCAGCAAAATGGCGACCAGCAGCAGGCTGAAAACCAGCAAAACGGGCCGACAATGTCGCAAAGCCAGTTGCAGGAACTGCTTGACCGGATTGAAGAGTTGAACCGGAACGGCCAGCGCGACGAGGCGCAGCGCCTGCTCGACCAGCTCAACCAGTTCATGGAAAACATGCAGATGACCATGCAGCAAACGCCGGGCGGCCAGGGCTCGCCCGGTGAGGGCGTTCAGGATACGCTGCGCCAGCAGCAGGAACTTTCCGACGATGCCTTCCGCCGCTTGCAAGAGGAATTTCGCGAAAACGGGCAGGGCGGCAATGGCCAGACCCAAAACCCCGAAGGCGAGGATGGGTCGCCGCCAACCAGCGAAGAACTGGCCGAACGCCAGGAAGCCTTGCGCGATTTCATGCGCCAATTGCAGGACGAGGGTGCCGATGCCGAGGCGCTGCGCGAGGCCGAGCGCAACATGGCCGACGCCCGCGACCGCCTGCGTGAGGGCGATCTTTCGGGCGCGTTGGATGAACAGGCGCAAGCAATGGAAAATCTGCGCCGCGGGATTCGCGAGTTGGAGGCGCAAGACCGCGCCGGCAATAACGGCGAGGATGACCCCGCCAATGCTCGCGACCCGCTTGGCCGCCCTGTCGGCAATGATGGCGGTGTCGATCAGGGTGAAACCGCGGTGCCCGACCAGAACGCTTCAGAGCGCGCGCGCGAATTGCTGGAAGAGATCCGCCGCCGCGCAGCCGACCGGCTGCGCCCGGAAGGCGAGCGCGACTATCTGCAACGGCTGCTCGATCTGTTCTAG
- the argH gene encoding argininosuccinate lyase, giving the protein MSDKSGANAMWGGRFAAGPDAIMEAINASISFDKRLYKQDIEASRAHAAMLAACGIITNSDARAISEGLLTILSEIEGGTFEFSAALEDIHMNIEARLKALIGAPAGRLHTARSRNDQVAVDFRLWVRDQCDAAIASISALMQVLVAQAEAGADMIMPGFTHLQTAQPVTWGHHMLAYVEMLARDKARFADARARMNESPLGAAALAGTGFAIDREMTASALGFDRPTANSLDSVSDRDFAMEFLAAAAICGTHLSRLAEELVIWSSAQFRFVIMSDRFSTGSSIMPQKKNPDAAELIRAKGARINGALVAFLTMMKGLPLTYSKDMQEDKEQVFDAADTLMLSLAAMTGMMADLKPNPPALRAAAGAAFSTATDLADWLVRRLNLPFRDAHHVTGALVKLAEDKGCDLDELTLADMQTGHPEITQEVFAVLGVDNSVASRTSFGGTAPANVRAQVERWKEVLK; this is encoded by the coding sequence ATGTCGGACAAATCGGGTGCAAATGCAATGTGGGGCGGGCGGTTCGCTGCCGGGCCAGACGCGATCATGGAGGCGATCAACGCCTCGATCAGCTTTGACAAACGGCTTTACAAGCAGGATATCGAAGCCTCGCGCGCCCATGCCGCCATGCTGGCCGCCTGTGGTATTATCACCAATAGCGATGCCAGGGCGATTTCGGAAGGCCTGCTCACGATCTTGTCAGAAATCGAGGGTGGCACATTTGAATTTTCTGCCGCGCTTGAAGACATCCACATGAATATCGAAGCACGGCTGAAGGCGCTGATCGGCGCGCCCGCCGGGCGGCTGCATACCGCGCGCAGCCGGAACGACCAGGTGGCTGTCGACTTTCGGCTTTGGGTGCGCGACCAGTGCGATGCCGCAATTGCCAGCATCAGCGCGCTGATGCAGGTGCTGGTGGCGCAGGCCGAAGCGGGGGCCGATATGATCATGCCCGGCTTTACGCATTTGCAAACCGCCCAGCCAGTGACATGGGGGCACCATATGCTCGCCTATGTCGAAATGCTGGCCCGCGACAAGGCGCGCTTTGCCGATGCCCGCGCGCGGATGAATGAAAGCCCGCTTGGCGCTGCCGCGCTGGCCGGCACCGGCTTTGCGATTGATCGCGAGATGACCGCCAGCGCGCTGGGCTTTGATCGCCCCACGGCCAACAGCCTGGATTCCGTGTCGGACCGAGATTTTGCGATGGAGTTTCTGGCCGCGGCGGCCATTTGCGGCACGCATCTCAGCCGTTTGGCGGAAGAGCTTGTCATCTGGTCTTCGGCCCAGTTCCGCTTTGTGATCATGTCCGACAGGTTTTCAACCGGCTCCTCGATCATGCCGCAAAAGAAAAACCCCGACGCAGCCGAGCTTATCCGCGCCAAGGGTGCGCGCATCAACGGCGCGCTTGTGGCCTTTCTGACAATGATGAAGGGCCTGCCGCTGACCTATTCAAAGGACATGCAGGAAGACAAGGAACAGGTGTTTGACGCCGCCGATACGCTGATGCTGAGCCTGGCCGCCATGACCGGGATGATGGCCGACCTCAAGCCAAACCCGCCCGCCTTGCGCGCGGCGGCCGGGGCTGCGTTTTCAACCGCCACCGACCTGGCCGACTGGCTTGTGCGCCGCCTGAACCTGCCGTTCCGCGACGCCCATCATGTGACCGGCGCGCTGGTCAAACTGGCCGAAGACAAGGGGTGCGACCTGGATGAACTGACGCTTGCAGACATGCAGACCGGGCATCCCGAAATTACCCAAGAGGTGTTTGCCGTGCTTGGGGTCGATAATTCGGTGGCCAGCCGCACCAGCTTTGGCGGCACGGCGCCCGCGAATGTGCGCGCGCAGGTTGAACGCTGGAAAGAGGTGCTGAAATGA
- a CDS encoding EAL domain-containing protein, which yields MHSRTAPDPNQTARSVALVTDALQHGRIGLAWQPVLRSGPQGMVAFYEGLLRLRCANGEVMRAGEFIDAVEATPLGRALDRRALGVALDLLAADRRLRLSVNIGPKTMHDEGWNALLVQAARQDPGVPERLIVELTERSAMQDPDETIAFLDRNRKLGCSFAIDDFGAGQTAFAYFRRFRFDMVKIDGEFIRDLHKNPDNAMLVKVLVQLARHFDMLTVAEFIENEHEARAATALGVDCLQGYYCGRAGDVPLVMDMQPYRAAI from the coding sequence ATGCACAGCCGAACGGCACCCGACCCGAACCAAACCGCGCGCAGTGTTGCGCTTGTGACCGACGCGCTGCAGCACGGGCGTATCGGTCTGGCCTGGCAGCCGGTCCTGCGCAGCGGCCCGCAAGGGATGGTGGCGTTTTATGAAGGCTTGCTGCGCCTGCGTTGCGCCAATGGCGAGGTGATGCGCGCGGGTGAGTTTATCGACGCGGTGGAAGCAACCCCGCTTGGCCGCGCGCTCGACCGGCGTGCGCTTGGCGTTGCACTCGATCTGCTCGCCGCCGACCGGCGCTTGCGCCTTTCGGTCAATATCGGCCCCAAAACAATGCATGATGAGGGTTGGAACGCCCTGCTTGTTCAGGCCGCGCGCCAGGATCCGGGCGTGCCGGAACGCCTGATCGTCGAGCTGACGGAACGTTCCGCCATGCAGGACCCCGATGAAACCATCGCGTTTCTGGACCGTAACCGCAAGCTGGGGTGCAGCTTTGCGATTGATGATTTCGGCGCCGGGCAAACCGCCTTTGCCTATTTCCGCCGCTTCCGCTTTGACATGGTCAAGATCGATGGCGAATTCATTCGCGACCTGCACAAGAACCCCGACAATGCCATGCTGGTCAAGGTTCTGGTGCAACTGGCCCGGCATTTTGACATGCTGACCGTGGCCGAATTCATTGAGAACGAGCATGAGGCCCGCGCCGCAACCGCGCTGGGCGTGGATTGTTTGCAAGGCTATTATTGCGGGCGTGCCGGCGATGTGCCGCTTGTGATGGACATGCAACCCTACCGCGCCGCGATCTAG
- a CDS encoding TlpA family protein disulfide reductase: MTLRKLSFALLYAATALVANPGIAGTLSAEERAAIESMRSDSLRRLVIHSEPRDVVDVGYVSKAGEAQTIPANGRLNVVNFWATWCAPCREEMPALDRLRAELGDEAGVIAIATGRNRVEDIERFNEDVGVTMPINLDPRGDLAAAHGAMGLPTTIVFDGEGREIARLTGAAEWDKAGPIIRALAAALAD; encoded by the coding sequence ATGACCCTGCGAAAACTTAGCTTTGCCCTGCTATATGCCGCCACAGCACTGGTTGCAAACCCCGGCATTGCCGGCACGCTTTCCGCCGAGGAACGCGCGGCCATTGAATCGATGCGCAGCGACAGTCTGCGCCGGCTCGTCATTCACAGTGAACCGCGCGACGTGGTTGATGTCGGCTATGTTTCAAAGGCGGGTGAAGCGCAAACCATTCCTGCCAACGGGCGGCTGAATGTCGTGAATTTCTGGGCCACCTGGTGCGCGCCCTGCCGCGAGGAAATGCCGGCGCTAGACCGTTTGCGTGCAGAACTGGGCGATGAGGCCGGCGTGATCGCCATTGCCACCGGGCGCAACCGGGTCGAGGATATCGAGCGTTTCAACGAAGACGTCGGCGTGACCATGCCCATAAACCTTGACCCGCGCGGCGATTTGGCCGCCGCACATGGCGCAATGGGCCTGCCCACGACGATTGTTTTTGATGGCGAGGGCCGCGAAATTGCCCGCCTGACTGGGGCTGCGGAATGGGACAAGGCCGGGCCAATCATCCGCGCCCTTGCCGCGGCCTTGGCGGATTAG